The Phycisphaerae bacterium DNA window GCACCACCAGACCCAGCGAGCCCTCAATGTACGGGGAGCATCGCAGGCACAACCCAGCCGTCTCGACAAGCAGGAAATCCGCCACCTCCTCCTCGGCCCATTCGATGGCCTCACCCAGAACCATGACGTTGCAGTGGTCCGGGCACAGCTCGCCCGAGTAGACTTTCTTAACCGGAATACCGAACTCCTCGCCGAACAGAGTGTCCTCGTCGGCGTATTGCACGTCGATCTTCAAGTAGGCCGGGCGCCGACCGTTCCCGATCAACCGGCGAACGACTTGCTTGAGAATCGTAGTCTTGCCGCTCGTCGGTGGACCGGCGCAGATGACTGCTCTCATGCTGGTTTGACTCCTTGTTGTAGCAGGATTCATGCGGCTGGCCGGTAGCCCATGGCCTGCAGCCTCTCGCCGACAACGCTAGCGGTCAGTTGCTCGCCTTCGCGGATCTTGTGACGCAGGTAGAGGAGCAGATCGTCCAGGGTCTTGATTTCCTCAGCGACCAGACGCTCTTCTTCGGCGGTAAGGATGACCTTGCGCATGCCGCCCTGACGCATCACGATGCGGTAGTCGGAGAGCAAGGCGATCCGCGGGTCGTGGGTGACGAAGATGAAGACCTTGCGGTAGGCCCGCAGCAGCTCCAGGGCCTTGGTGCGGTGAATGCCGGCGTTCTCGATTTCGTCCAGCAGGATGATCGGAGCGTTGCCGATGATGACCGCGTCTGCGATCAGCAGGGCCCGGGTCTGGCCGCCGGACAGCTCGGTCATCGGGTTGCTGAGGATCAACGGTTCCCCGGTGAGCTGGTTGGCGAAATCGACCGTCTCTTGTACCACGGCCTCCGGATGCTCCACACCCCGGATGGCGGCGTGGGTCCTGAGGAACCTGTCGACCGGAAGGTCGGAGAGGAAGTTGGTGTGCTGGGAGATCAACGCGATCGGGTTCTTGGAGGGGTCCCAGGCGATCTCCTCCGGCGGCAGCGATCCGTTGATCAGGACGCTTCGCCGGGACGGGGTGTTGCGGTTGGCGAACAGCTCAATATCGTTGATCAGCGTGGTCTTGCCGCATCCGGTCGGCCCGACGATGCTCACCACGTCACCCATATTGAGGGTCACTCGTTCGACCGGCTCTTTCTCGCCGACCTTGGTGCACCCGCCCAGAATCGTGATGCTGTCGATTCGCACGAGTCTCATCTCTCCTGAGTGCGTTTCTGTTGCCGTGTGGCACCGGCGTCTCACCGATGGACCCTCAGGCTCATGGCGTACGTTCCGCCTGGGCCCACAATCGGAGCGTTCGGCAACGCGCAAGCACATTCCTACTCGTCAGAACCTCATCACCGGGCAGGCCCCTCCAGCCTGCCGAGTGCTGGAGAATCCCTCCTGCATTCGCCATGCCAGCCAGAAATAGTCGCAAACACTGCCTGCCAGTCGTGATTCGCACGCTCCCGGAGAATCACATACGCCTGTTCCGTGACATGTCACCGCCGCCCTGTGGCATCGTCTCAGCATCCCATGAGATGTGACGGGGCTATGCCGGAGTCCCGTGCCTGAGGGGCGAGCATCAAGGAGCACCGGGGACCATCAGAGAACTGTTGGAGGCGGCCCTGGTAACCTCTCGGATCCACACAACTCCACCTACTTGGGCAACATGAACGAGAACGTGCATCCCGTTCCGACCTGGGACTGCAACTCGACCTTACCCCCATAGCCTTCGACGATCTTCTTGACGAGGGCCAATCCGATACCGGTGCCTTCCTGCTGATCGCGGGGTGTGAGAGTCTGGAAGATCCCGAACACCTTGTCATGGTATCTGGGGTCGATGCCGGGACCGTTGTCCGTCACGTGGAACCGCCAGCACGCGCCCGCCTCCTCACATCCGATCGTGATCCGGCCTTCCGGCTTGTCCATGAACTTGATGGCGTTGCCAATGAGGTTCTGAAACACCTGCTGCACCCGCACGCGATCCGCGACAACGACCGGAAGCGAGGACTCGACCGCGACGCGGATATGCGGCGGCGGAGAGAGTGATTCGATTACCTCCCGAACCAGGGCATCGAGGTCCACCGGGCGGCGATCCTCCTCGACCCGGCCGATGCGCGAATACTGGAGGATTCCATCGATGAGATTGTGCATCCGTCCGATCCGGCCGTGCATGAGGTCGAGCTTGCGCCTTCCCTCGTCGTCCAGCACCGCCGTGTAGTCCTCCGAAATCCACTGGGCCAA harbors:
- a CDS encoding ATP-binding cassette domain-containing protein, translating into MRLVRIDSITILGGCTKVGEKEPVERVTLNMGDVVSIVGPTGCGKTTLINDIELFANRNTPSRRSVLINGSLPPEEIAWDPSKNPIALISQHTNFLSDLPVDRFLRTHAAIRGVEHPEAVVQETVDFANQLTGEPLILSNPMTELSGGQTRALLIADAVIIGNAPIILLDEIENAGIHRTKALELLRAYRKVFIFVTHDPRIALLSDYRIVMRQGGMRKVILTAEEERLVAEEIKTLDDLLLYLRHKIREGEQLTASVVGERLQAMGYRPAA